One stretch of Punica granatum isolate Tunisia-2019 chromosome 5, ASM765513v2, whole genome shotgun sequence DNA includes these proteins:
- the LOC116209497 gene encoding E3 ubiquitin-protein ligase AIRP2-like isoform X1: protein MCVSSMRKSFKDSLKVLEADIQHANTLLEWTVMTCRASDFPREYDGACLQMRMSYSPAAHFFLFLVQWTDCHLAGALGLLRILIYKVYVDGTTTMSVHERKASIREFYAVIYPSLLQLERGVTETEDRRQKAVCNERYRRRDEMEEYKRYSSSDVESEREDECGICMELNSKIVLPDCNHAMCLKCYRQWRTRSQSCPFCRDSLKRVSSGDLWVYTDSRDIVDVATVTRENLRRLFWYIDKLPLIIPDSIFDSYDSHVR, encoded by the exons ATGTGTGTGAGCTCCATGCGAAAGTCGTTCAAGGACTCTCTCAAGGTCCTTGAAGCTGATATCCAGCACGCCAACACTCT TCTTGAATGGACTGTCATGACTTGCAGGGCGTCGGATTTTCCTAGGGAGTATGATGGGGCCTGCCTTCAGATGAGAATGTCATACAGTCCAGCTGCTcatttcttcctctttctcgTGCAATGGACCGATTGCCATCTCGCTGGTGCCCTCGGCTTGTTAAGAATACTGATCTACAAG GTGTATGTTGATGGGACCACTACCATGTCCGTACATGAGAGAAAAGCAAGTATTAGGGAATTCTATG CGGTAATATATCCGTCTCTGCTCCAACTTGAAAGAGGGGTTACCGAAACGGAAGATAGAAGGCAGAAGGCGGTATGCAATGAGAGGTACAGGAGGAGAGATGAGATGGAGGAATACAAACGGTACAGCTCCTCTGATGTGgagagtgaaagggaagacGAGTGTGGGATTTGCATGGAGTTGAATAGCAAGATTGTGCTCCCCGATTGCAACCATGCCATGTGTTTAAAATGTTATCGGCAGTG GCGCACAAGATCGCAATCGTGCCCTTTTTGCAGAGACAGTCTGAAGAGGGTGAGCTCGGGCGATCTCTGGGTCTACACTGACAGCAGGGATATAGTAGACGTAGCCACGGTGACACGTGAGAATCTCCGAAGGCTCTTCTGGTACATAGACAAGCTGCCTCTGATCATCCCGGATTCCATATTCGACTCTTACGACTCTCACGTGAGGTGA
- the LOC116209497 gene encoding E3 ubiquitin-protein ligase AIRP2-like isoform X2 — MCVSSMRKSFKDSLKVLEADIQHANTLASDFPREYDGACLQMRMSYSPAAHFFLFLVQWTDCHLAGALGLLRILIYKVYVDGTTTMSVHERKASIREFYAVIYPSLLQLERGVTETEDRRQKAVCNERYRRRDEMEEYKRYSSSDVESEREDECGICMELNSKIVLPDCNHAMCLKCYRQWRTRSQSCPFCRDSLKRVSSGDLWVYTDSRDIVDVATVTRENLRRLFWYIDKLPLIIPDSIFDSYDSHVR; from the exons ATGTGTGTGAGCTCCATGCGAAAGTCGTTCAAGGACTCTCTCAAGGTCCTTGAAGCTGATATCCAGCACGCCAACACTCT GGCGTCGGATTTTCCTAGGGAGTATGATGGGGCCTGCCTTCAGATGAGAATGTCATACAGTCCAGCTGCTcatttcttcctctttctcgTGCAATGGACCGATTGCCATCTCGCTGGTGCCCTCGGCTTGTTAAGAATACTGATCTACAAG GTGTATGTTGATGGGACCACTACCATGTCCGTACATGAGAGAAAAGCAAGTATTAGGGAATTCTATG CGGTAATATATCCGTCTCTGCTCCAACTTGAAAGAGGGGTTACCGAAACGGAAGATAGAAGGCAGAAGGCGGTATGCAATGAGAGGTACAGGAGGAGAGATGAGATGGAGGAATACAAACGGTACAGCTCCTCTGATGTGgagagtgaaagggaagacGAGTGTGGGATTTGCATGGAGTTGAATAGCAAGATTGTGCTCCCCGATTGCAACCATGCCATGTGTTTAAAATGTTATCGGCAGTG GCGCACAAGATCGCAATCGTGCCCTTTTTGCAGAGACAGTCTGAAGAGGGTGAGCTCGGGCGATCTCTGGGTCTACACTGACAGCAGGGATATAGTAGACGTAGCCACGGTGACACGTGAGAATCTCCGAAGGCTCTTCTGGTACATAGACAAGCTGCCTCTGATCATCCCGGATTCCATATTCGACTCTTACGACTCTCACGTGAGGTGA
- the LOC116209497 gene encoding E3 ubiquitin-protein ligase AIRP2-like isoform X3 — MRMSYSPAAHFFLFLVQWTDCHLAGALGLLRILIYKVYVDGTTTMSVHERKASIREFYAVIYPSLLQLERGVTETEDRRQKAVCNERYRRRDEMEEYKRYSSSDVESEREDECGICMELNSKIVLPDCNHAMCLKCYRQWRTRSQSCPFCRDSLKRVSSGDLWVYTDSRDIVDVATVTRENLRRLFWYIDKLPLIIPDSIFDSYDSHVR; from the exons ATGAGAATGTCATACAGTCCAGCTGCTcatttcttcctctttctcgTGCAATGGACCGATTGCCATCTCGCTGGTGCCCTCGGCTTGTTAAGAATACTGATCTACAAG GTGTATGTTGATGGGACCACTACCATGTCCGTACATGAGAGAAAAGCAAGTATTAGGGAATTCTATG CGGTAATATATCCGTCTCTGCTCCAACTTGAAAGAGGGGTTACCGAAACGGAAGATAGAAGGCAGAAGGCGGTATGCAATGAGAGGTACAGGAGGAGAGATGAGATGGAGGAATACAAACGGTACAGCTCCTCTGATGTGgagagtgaaagggaagacGAGTGTGGGATTTGCATGGAGTTGAATAGCAAGATTGTGCTCCCCGATTGCAACCATGCCATGTGTTTAAAATGTTATCGGCAGTG GCGCACAAGATCGCAATCGTGCCCTTTTTGCAGAGACAGTCTGAAGAGGGTGAGCTCGGGCGATCTCTGGGTCTACACTGACAGCAGGGATATAGTAGACGTAGCCACGGTGACACGTGAGAATCTCCGAAGGCTCTTCTGGTACATAGACAAGCTGCCTCTGATCATCCCGGATTCCATATTCGACTCTTACGACTCTCACGTGAGGTGA